A genomic segment from Torulaspora globosa chromosome 3, complete sequence encodes:
- the CFF1 gene encoding Cff1p (ancestral locus Anc_4.349) has translation MRRSLESATVDEAAEAEITPSNFVSFPSPEPPSRVKEVIDAWGLIKHPEGGYYKETDRSPFEMDVSDTKASESSSSVVKRNYSTLIYYLLTPDSPNGRFHKNKHRIIHILQRGKGQYVLIYPNGRVKSFKVGFDYANGEVSQWVVPGEVYKASFLVPNEEFSNSLLISEVVVPGFDFEDHSFMSEDQLLELVGKERAEKLKFLL, from the coding sequence ATGAGAAGGTCCCTTGAGTCTGCCACTGTTGATGAGGCTGCTGAAGCCGAGATCACACCGTCCAACTTCGTTTCGTTCCCATCCCCAGAGCCTCCATCTCGAGTGAAAGAGGTCATCGATGCCTGGGGATTGATTAAACATCCTGAGGGTGGCTACTACAAGGAGACTGACAGGTCTCCATTTGAGATGGATGTTAGCGACACGAAGGCTTCCGAGTCATCCTCTTCGGTGGTCAAAAGGAACTACTCCACGCTAATATACTACCTTTTGACACCTGATAGTCCCAATGGTCGGTTCCACAAGAACAAACATAGAATTATACACATTCTCCAACGTGGCAAGGGCCAGTATGTCCTCATCTATCCCAATGGTCGTGTAAAATCCTTCAAGGTGGGTTTTGACTACGCAAATGGCGAGGTGTCGCAATGGGTGGTACCAGGAGAAGTCTACAAAGCTAGCTTCTTGGTTCCCAATGAAGAGTTCTCCAACAGTTTGCTGATCAGTGAAGTAGTGGTCCCAGGgtttgattttgaagacCACAGCTTCATGTCAGAGGACCAGCTACTTGAGCTAGTTGGTAAGGAGAGAGCTGAGAagctcaagttcttgttATAG
- the BET5 gene encoding TRAPP subunit BET5 (ancestral locus Anc_4.345) has protein sequence MAIYSFWIFDKHCNCIFNREWTLVANSSSGTINSKQNEETAKLLYGMIFSLRSIALKLSKDSTGNDIRSISTGKYRIHTYCTASGLWFVLTTDFKQQSYSQVLQYIYSHIYVKYITHNLLSAFDLAEDESETRGQGTKKIANRNFITALESFLTPMVAQ, from the coding sequence ATGGCCATTTATTCATTCTGGATCTTTGACAAGCATTGTAACTGTATATTCAACCGAGAGTGGACGCTGGTGGCTAACAGCTCGAGCGGGACGATAAACTCCAAGCAAAATGAAGAGACAGCTAAGCTGTTATACGGTATGATATTCTCTCTGCGGTCAATTGCACTCAAATTATCGAAGGACTCGACCGGCAATGACATAAGAAGCATTTCGACAGGTAAATATCGAATACACACATACTGTACAGCGTCGGGACTATGGTTCGTGCTGACAACTGATTTCAAGCAGCAGTCCTACAGCCAGGTGCTGCAATACATCTACAGCCACATTTATGTGAAGTACATAACGCACAACTTGCTCTCTGCTTTTGACCTTGCTGAGGACGAGAGTGAGACCAGAGGCCAGGGCACAAAAAAGATAGCAAATAGGAACTTCATTACCGCTTTGGAATCTTTCCTGACGCCAATGGTGGCACAATGA
- the CPR3 gene encoding peptidylprolyl isomerase CPR3 (ancestral locus Anc_4.347) — protein MLRPALNTQRRWFSSTQRALHRNVYFIPSINGSRLGRIEFKLYDEVVPKTAQNFRALCTGEKGFGYTGVPFHRIIPHFMIQGGDTDFAGGFGGRSIYGRKFPDENFLKTHDRPGLLSMANSGRNTNGSQFFITTAECPWLDGKHVVFGEVASGMQVVRQIESYGTRSGRPTARIVIEEAGQL, from the coding sequence ATGTTGCGGCCTGCACTGAATACGCAACGCAGGTGGTTCTCAAGCACTCAGCGGGCCCTCCACAGGAACGTCTACTTTATTCCGTCCATCAACGGCAGCAGGCTCGGCAGAATCGAATTCAAGCTGTACGACGAAGTCGTCCCCAAGACAGCGCAGAATTTCAGGGCCCTATGCACCGGAGAAAAAGGTTTTGGATACACGGGCGTGCCCTTCCACAGGATTATCCCACACTTCATGATTCAGGGCGGTGATACCGATTTTGCCGGAGGATTTGGCGGAAGGTCTATCTACGGACGCAAATTCCCAGACGAGAACTTTCTCAAGACCCACGATCGGCCGGGGCTGCTTTCGATGGCCAATTCAGGCCGCAACACCAACGGCtcgcagttcttcatcaccaCAGCGGAGTGTCCGTGGCTCGACGGGAAGCACGTCGTCTTTGGCGAAGTCGCAAGCGGGATGCAGGTCGTGAGACAGATCGAGTCCTACGGAACAAGGTCGGGCAGGCCAACTGCCAGGATCGTAATCGAGGAGGCCGGCCAATTGTAA
- the VPS70 gene encoding putative zinc metalloprotease (ancestral locus Anc_4.348), translating to MARRGNEYDSQESLPLLSESITFDGDQGSLGRGSSVFPAVSRLRSNTITSIRSGYEIVREHMDKKKFAYLVLASLFLYLGFVGAFAPRTSLARDFRRIHASRLTDAEIYRIYLNALSAENLAGKHVRNYTSREHRIGDQEALDYTVAQLKELGFEPRLEKYYPWISTPVDSQVTLLEDDEISFVASLREECLEEEHTGCGLSSQPAYHDYSASGNVTASYIFANYGRLEDYKFLLQNGIDIEGKIHVIRYGKILPGLKIKNAELYGSSGVLLYTDPYDDGLITKKNGYKPYPDGPARHDSSIERAAVNFLSDFPGDPTTPGYPSRFPSTERLSPAGKIPTIPSIPISAEEIYPILRKLNGKGAKMNCTGNIEGFEYFTGPSSDNVQLQIFNKQNYSITEITDVIVEIPGIFSEYDILIGNHRDSWTVGGAGSPNSGSAILLEIARGMSALLKHGWKPMRPIKLISWDGGELGMLGSLEYAENHADLLKRNALVYLNLESAITGSQFRCRANPLLENVIRDAAKCTNFKGSDGWTLFNEWDKVSNLTNSPLLGFADYVPFQYHLGIPSASFEFSSNGTGDAVIHWHSRYDSHFWMEKYVDPGYKLHNTLAVMTGMTCLTLCETEPTVFKAYPYLTEIAEWYERLHEKILQLFPEDRELLDLAETIAKHLETIYTEDAALFDAQNLELRELCTRDFAAYEFFKKIKIYIRLMRANNKLKRIDQLFLTRGGLPDRNWMKHSIYAPNKKTGCEVDVLPGLQEAIVEQDREKAFRWLSIFWTQITNLRLLLR from the coding sequence ATGGCTCGTAGAGGTAACGAGTACGATAGTCAGGAGTCACTCCCGCTTTTGAGTGAGTCAATCACCTTCGATGGCGATCAAGGCAGCCTGGGACGTGGCTCATCGGTGTTTCCGGCAGTTTCAAGGCTGAGAAGCAACACTATAACGAGCATACGGAGTGGTTATGAGATTGTTCGAGAACATatggacaagaagaagtttgcaTACCTAGTTCTGGCAAGTCTTTTCTTATACTTAGGCTTTGTGGGAGCGTTTGCGCCAAGAACATCGCTGGCAAGAGACTTTAGAAGGATACATGCCTCCCGATTGACGGATGCTGAGATTTATCGCATCTACCTGAATGCCTTGAGTGCCGAGAACCTTGCTGGAAAGCATGTCAGGAACTATACCAGCCGCGAACACAGGATTGGTGACCAAGAGGCTTTGGATTATACTGTTGCACAATTGAAAGAACTCGGTTTCGAACCAAGATTGGAGAAATACTACCCCTGGATTAGCACGCCAGTCGATTCCCAGGTTACTTTGCTGGAGGACGATGAGATTTCTTTCGTGGCTTCCCTGAGAGAAGAAtgccttgaagaagaacatACAGGTTGTGGTTTATCTAGCCAACCTGCATATCATGATTACTCTGCTAGCGGAAACGTTACAGCATCGTATATTTTCGCTAACTATGGCAGGTTGGAGGATTATAAATTCCTATTGCAAAACGGTATCGATATTGAGGGTAAAATTCACGTTATTCGTTATGGTAAAATACTGCCTGGATTAAAGATTAAGAATGCTGAGCTCTACGGTAGCTCAGGCGTGCTGCTATATACGGACCCCTACGATGACGGACTAATAACCAAAAAGAACGGATACAAGCCATATCCGGATGGACCTGCTCGGCATGATAGTAGTATCGAAAGAGCGGCAGTAAACTTCCTAAGCGATTTTCCTGGCGACCCCACGACTCCTGGTTATCCATCAAGGTTCCCGTCAACCGAAAGGCTTTCACCAGCTGGCAAGATTCCGACTATTCCATCCATTCCCATCAGTGCAGAGGAGATTTATCCAATTTTGCGAAAGCTCAACGGAAAAGGTGCTAAGATGAATTGCACCGGCAATATTGAAGGTTTTGAGTATTTCACGGGGCCTTCAAGCGATAATGTGCAGCTGCAGATATTCAACAAACAGAATTATTCGATTACCGAAATCACTGATGTCATTGTGGAGATCCCAGGTATATTCTCAGAGTATGACATATTAATCGGAAATCATAGAGACTCCTGGACAGTTGGTGGAGCTGGAAGTCCTAACAGTGGAAGCGCCATTCTTTTGGAAATTGCTCGCGGAATGTCAGCATTGTTAAAACATGGCTGGAAGCCGATGAGGCCGATCAAACTAATTAGTTGGGATGGAGGAGAATTGGGCATGCTTGGATCTTTAGAATATGCCGAAAATCATGCGGACTTGCTAAAGCGGAATGCGCTTGTCTACTTAAACCTTGAGTCCGCAATTACAGGCAGCCAGTTTCGCTGTAGGGCGAATCCATTATTGGAAAATGTCATACGAGATGCAGCCAAATGTACTAATTTCAAAGGCAGCGACGGTTGGACACTGTTTAATGAATGGGATAAAGTTTCTAACCTGACCAACTCCCCACTCTTAGGGTTTGCTGACTATGTCCCCTTTCAGTATCATCTTGGGATTCCCTCCGCTAGTTTCGAGTTCAGTAGTAATGGTACTGGGGACGCTGTGATTCATTGGCATTCTCGCTACGATAGCCATTTTTGGATGGAGAAATATGTCGACCCCGGCTATAAGCTACATAATACCCTGGCTGTGATGACTGGTATGACCTGTTTGACGTTGTGCGAAACAGAGCCCACTGTTTTCAAGGCCTATCCATATCTTACTGAAATCGCTGAATGGTACGAAAGACTGCATGAAAAGATTCTTCAGCTATTCCCTGAAGATCGTGAACTGCTCGATTTGGCGGAAACGATTGCGAAGCATCTTGAGACGATTTACACCGAGGATGCTGCACTTTTTGATGCCCAAAACCTTGAACTGAGGGAGCTCTGCACCAGAGATTTTGCTGCATatgagtttttcaagaagatcaagatctACATAAGACTAATGAGGGCAAACAATAAGCTGAAGCGAATAGATCAGCTGTTCTTAACTCGAGGTGGTCTGCCGGACAGGAACTGGATGAAGCACTCAATTTACGCACCAAACAAGAAAACAGGCTGCGAGGTCGACGTATTGCCTGGCCTTCAAGAAGCGATTGTAGAACAAGACCGAGAAAAGGCCTTCCGTTGGTTATCAATCTTTTGGACACAGATCACCAATCTGAGACTCTTGTTGCGGTGA
- the ENT3 gene encoding Ent3p (ancestral locus Anc_4.346), protein MSLEDTLANMSLYDAKKYFRRAQNVVFNYTEMEAKVREATNNEPWGASTTLMEQISQGTYNMREREEILGMIFRRFTEKRGSEWRQIYKALQLLDYLIRHGSERFIDDTRSSISLVRMLESFHYIDSQGRDQGVNVRNRAKALAELLSDDEKIRSERKKARETAKKYKGVAGGSVTGNENLNPRAGFNSTRVHGISISAESDDEEEEFTSVGQQTKHSSSNSVDLLGSDDSKAAPLKNNSNEDGDDEEFTDFQSAAPSAQAITGSQNGHSQKLPAVSAPPTIVAAIAADSKKSDPFSSLFSSAMKASESASRVPAFNAAKTSQKRNVAESKNDHDDDDDDNSFGEMMGAGAAEQHEDAQAKAGEVDLLSF, encoded by the coding sequence ATGAGTTTGGAAGATACTTTGGCGAATATGTCGCTTTACGACGCCAAGAAGTACTTCCGGCGGGCTCAGAACGTGGTGTTTAACTACACTGAGATGGAGGCAAAAGTACGTGAGGCTACGAATAACGAGCCATGGGGGGCTTCGACTACATTGATGGAGCAGATTTCGCAAGGAACTTACAATATGAGGGAGCGCGAGGAGATCCTTGGGATGATCTTTAGAAGATTCACTGAGAAGAGAGGAAGCGAATGGAGACAAATCTACAAGGCATTGCAGTTGCTGGACTATCTGATCAGGCACGGGTCGGAACGTTTCATCGATGACACGAGAAGCAGCATCAGTCTGGTCAGGATGTTGGAATCGTTCCATTACATCGACTCGCAGGGCAGAGACCAGGGCGTAAACGTGCGGAACAGGGCCAAGGCACTGGCCGAGTTGCTGAGCgacgatgagaagatcCGCAGCGAGCGGAAGAAGGCGCGAGAGACCGCTAAGAAGTACAAAGGTGTGGCCGGGGGCTCGGTGACCGGAAACGAGAATCTCAACCCTCGGGCAGGCTTCAACTCCACGAGGGTTCATGGCATCAGCATAAGCGCTGAgagcgacgacgaggaggaggagttTACTTCTGTGGGTCAGCAGACGAAGCATTCGTCTTCTAACTCTGTTGACCTCCTTGGATCCGATGATTCGAAAGCGGCACCGCTTAAGAACAATTCGAACGAAGACggcgatgatgaggaattTACTGATTTCCAGAGTGCTGCTCCCAGCGCTCAGGCAATCACTGGTTCGCAGAACGGTCATTCGCAGAAACTTCCCGCTGTGTCTGCACCTCCCACTATCGTCGCTGCCATTGCAGCCGATTCCAAGAAATCCGATCCtttcagctctttgttctcGAGCGCTATGAAAGCGTCAGAATCCGCCAGTCGTGTGCCTGCATTCAATGCTGCTAAGACTTCTCAGAAGCGCAATGTCGCTGAGAGCAAGAACGACcatgacgatgatgatgacgataATTCATTCGGCGAGATGATGGGAGCTGGGGCTGCAGAGCAGCATGAAGACGCTCAAGCGAAGGCCGGCGAGGTTGACCTTCTAAGCTTTTAA